One Paraburkholderia dioscoreae DNA segment encodes these proteins:
- the leuA gene encoding 2-isopropylmalate synthase — protein sequence MLKNPATKYRSFKPIDLTDRQWPSRTITQAPIWMSTDLRDGNQSLFEPMDAQRKMRMFKTLAQIGFKEIEVAFPSASQTDFNFVRELIEGGHIPDDVTIEVLTQARDDLIQRTFESLRGVPRAIVHLYNATAPEFRKIVFNLEKSGVKELAQNAARTMKRIAATMPETQFTFQYSPEVFSGTEIEFAKEVCDAVFDIWEPTPEHKAIVNLPATVEMSTPNIYADQIEWMHRNLKRRDSLVISVHPHNDRGTAVAAAELAVMAGADRIEGCLFGNGERTGNVDLVTLALNLYTQGVDPGLDFSNINEVARTAEECTQLPIHPRHPYVGDLVFTAFSGSHQDAIKKGFAVQKPDAMWEVPYMPIDPADLGRTYDSVIRVNSQSGKGGIAYLLEQGYGVVLPRRLQVDFSSAVQRFTDDSGQEVTSAQIWELFQQEYVQNATPIHYVGHSLSERDGREHIKLTVDIDGTRRVLNGAGNGPLDALMHAIGVPVRIQHYEERALTQGADARAVAVAEMAGADVAGSAFGVGIDANLVTASIRAVISGVNRAYARVNAQAKERFFEAAMNDATESVGV from the coding sequence ATGTTGAAGAACCCCGCTACCAAATATCGCTCGTTCAAGCCCATCGACTTGACGGATCGCCAGTGGCCGTCGCGCACCATCACGCAAGCGCCGATCTGGATGAGCACTGATCTGCGCGACGGCAATCAGTCGCTCTTCGAGCCGATGGATGCGCAGCGCAAGATGCGCATGTTCAAGACGCTGGCGCAGATCGGCTTCAAGGAAATCGAAGTCGCGTTTCCGTCCGCTTCGCAGACCGACTTCAATTTCGTGCGTGAGCTGATCGAAGGCGGCCATATCCCCGACGACGTCACGATCGAAGTCCTGACGCAAGCTCGCGACGATCTGATCCAGCGCACCTTTGAATCGTTGCGTGGCGTGCCGCGCGCCATCGTCCATCTGTACAACGCGACCGCGCCGGAATTCCGCAAGATCGTCTTCAATCTGGAGAAGAGCGGCGTGAAGGAACTCGCGCAAAACGCTGCGCGCACGATGAAGCGCATCGCCGCCACCATGCCGGAAACACAGTTCACGTTCCAGTACAGCCCGGAAGTGTTCAGCGGCACCGAAATCGAATTCGCCAAGGAAGTCTGCGACGCCGTGTTCGACATCTGGGAACCGACACCGGAGCACAAGGCGATCGTCAACCTGCCGGCCACCGTCGAAATGTCCACGCCGAACATCTACGCGGACCAGATCGAGTGGATGCACCGCAATCTCAAGCGCCGCGATTCGCTGGTCATCTCCGTGCATCCGCATAACGATCGCGGCACTGCCGTGGCCGCGGCCGAACTCGCCGTGATGGCCGGCGCGGATCGTATCGAAGGCTGTTTGTTCGGCAACGGCGAGCGCACCGGTAACGTCGATCTCGTTACGCTCGCATTGAACCTGTACACGCAGGGCGTCGATCCGGGCCTCGACTTCTCCAACATCAACGAAGTCGCGCGTACCGCGGAAGAGTGCACGCAATTGCCGATCCATCCGCGTCATCCGTATGTCGGCGATCTGGTGTTCACCGCCTTTTCGGGTTCGCATCAGGATGCGATCAAGAAGGGCTTTGCGGTGCAAAAACCGGATGCAATGTGGGAAGTGCCCTATATGCCGATCGATCCGGCCGATCTGGGCCGCACCTACGATTCGGTGATTCGCGTGAACAGCCAGTCGGGCAAAGGCGGCATTGCCTATCTGCTCGAACAGGGCTACGGCGTGGTGTTGCCGCGCCGCCTGCAAGTGGATTTCAGCTCGGCCGTGCAGCGCTTCACCGACGATAGCGGCCAGGAAGTCACCTCCGCGCAGATCTGGGAATTGTTCCAGCAGGAATATGTGCAGAACGCCACGCCGATCCATTACGTCGGCCATAGCCTGTCCGAGCGCGACGGACGCGAGCACATCAAGCTCACGGTCGATATCGACGGCACGCGGCGTGTGCTGAACGGCGCTGGTAATGGTCCGCTCGACGCGTTGATGCACGCGATCGGCGTGCCGGTGCGCATTCAACATTATGAAGAGCGCGCGTTGACTCAAGGTGCCGATGCACGCGCGGTGGCGGTTGCCGAAATGGCCGGAGCCGATGTGGCCGGCAGCGCATTCGGCGTCGGTATCGATGCCAATCTGGTGACGGCTTCGATTCGCGCGGTGATCAGCGGTGTGAATCGCGCTTACGCACGAGTCAATGCGCAAGCGAAGGAGCGCTTCTTCGAGGCCGCCATGAACGATGCTACGGAAAGCGTGGGCGTTTAA
- a CDS encoding amino acid ABC transporter ATP-binding protein: MIRLEKIDKYFGGQRVLNSVDLQLASGNVTALIGPSGSGKSTLLRCVNLLEIPESGSLELGDQRLEFSREHKPSRETVLTIRRRTGMVFQNFQLFPHLTVRQNVMEGLLTVLKWDKDKARVRADELLEKVGIAQKADAWPSTLSGGQQQRVAIARALAPSPEVLLCDEPTSALDPGLAAEVVEVLKQLATEGMTMLMATHDLRLAATIARDVVFLNNGVVVEAGPSRQIFMQPRAPETERFVSTLTHSLPDEWTAPN, encoded by the coding sequence ATGATCCGACTGGAAAAAATCGACAAGTACTTCGGCGGCCAACGGGTACTGAACTCGGTCGATCTTCAACTTGCCTCGGGCAATGTCACCGCATTGATCGGTCCGTCAGGCAGCGGTAAAAGCACGCTGCTGCGTTGCGTGAATCTGCTCGAGATTCCGGAGTCCGGTTCGCTCGAACTCGGCGACCAGCGGCTGGAATTCAGCCGCGAGCACAAACCCTCGCGCGAAACGGTACTGACGATTCGCCGTCGCACGGGCATGGTGTTTCAGAACTTCCAGCTCTTTCCGCATCTCACGGTGCGGCAGAACGTGATGGAAGGTTTGCTGACCGTGCTGAAGTGGGACAAGGACAAGGCGCGGGTTCGCGCCGACGAATTGCTGGAGAAAGTCGGCATCGCGCAGAAGGCGGATGCGTGGCCTTCGACGCTGTCCGGCGGTCAGCAGCAGCGTGTGGCGATTGCGCGGGCGTTGGCGCCGTCGCCGGAAGTGTTGCTATGTGACGAGCCGACCTCGGCGCTCGATCCCGGTCTCGCCGCGGAAGTGGTGGAGGTGCTCAAGCAACTCGCCACCGAAGGTATGACCATGCTGATGGCCACGCACGACCTGCGGCTTGCCGCGACGATCGCGCGCGACGTGGTGTTTCTGAATAACGGCGTGGTGGTGGAGGCCGGTCCGTCGCGCCAGATCTTCATGCAGCCGCGTGCGCCGGAAACCGAGCGATTCGTGTCTACGCTGACGCACAGTCTGCCGGATGAGTGGACTGCACCGAACTGA